Proteins from a single region of Urocitellus parryii isolate mUroPar1 chromosome 4, mUroPar1.hap1, whole genome shotgun sequence:
- the Slc37a4 gene encoding glucose-6-phosphate exchanger SLC37A4 isoform X2, translating to MAPQSYGYYRTVIFSAMFGGYSLYYFNRKTFSFVMPSLVEEIPLDKDDLGLITSSQSAAYAISKFVSGVLSDQMSARWLFSSGLLLVGLVNVVFSWSSTVPVFAALWFLNGLAQGLGWPPCGKILRKWFEPSQFGTWWAILSTSMNLAGGLGPILATILAQSYSWRSTLALSGVLCVVVSFLCLLLIHNEPADVGLRNLDPTPSKGKKGSSKEESTLQELLLSPYLWVLSTGYLVVFGVKTCCTDWGQFFLIQEKGQSALVGSSYVSALEVGGLVGSIAAGYLSDRAMAKAGLSVYGNPRHSLLLFMMAGMTVSMYLFRVTVTSDSPKIWILVLGAVFGFSSYGPIALFGVIANESAPPNLCGTSHAIVGLMANVGGFLAGLPFSTIAKHYSWSTAFWVAEMICTASTAVFFLLRNIRTKMGRVPKKAE from the exons ATGGCACCCCAAAGCTATGGCTATTACCGCACTGTGATCTTCTCAGCCATGTTTGGGGGCTACAGCCTATACTACTTCAACCGCAAGACCTTCTCCTTTGTCATGCCATCATTGGTGGAAGAGATCCCTCTGGACAAGGATGATTTGG GGCTCATCACCAGCAGCCAGTCAGCAGCCTATGCCATCAGCAAGTTTGTGAGTGGGGTGCTGTCCGACCAGATGAGTGCTCGCTGGCTCTTCTCCTCTGGGCTGCTCCTGGTTGGCCTGGTCAACGTAGTCTTTTCCTGGAGTTCCACAGTACCTGTCTTTGCTGCACTCTGGTTCCTTAATGGCCTGGCACAGGGGCTGGGTTGGCCCCCTTGTGGGAAGATCCTACGGAAG TGGTTTGAGCCATCTCAGTTTGGCACTTGGTGGGCCATCCTGTCAACCAGCATGAACCTGGCTGGAGGGCTGGGCCCTATCCTGGCAACCATCCTCGCCCAGAGCTACAGCTGGCGCAGCACACTGGCCCTGTCTGGGGTACTGTGTGTGGTtgtctccttcctctgtctcctgcTCATCCACAATGAACCTGCTGATGTTGGCCTCCGTAACCTGGACCCTACCCCCTCCAAGGGCAAGAAGG GCTCCTCAAAGGAGGAGAGTACTCTACAGGAGCTGCTGCTATCCCCCTATCTGTGGGTGCTCTCCACTGGCTACCTTGTGGTGTTTGGAGTAAAGACCTGCTGTACAGACTGGGGCCAGTTCTTCCTTATTCAGGAGAAAGGACAGTCCGCCCTTGTGG GTAGCTCCTATGTGAGTGCCCTGGAGGTTGGGGGCCTTGTAGGCAGCATTGCAGCTGGCTACCTGTCAGACAGGGCAATGGCAAAG GCGGGGCTATCTGTCTACGGGAACCCTCGCCATAGCCTGTTGCTGTTCATGATGGCTGGCATGACAGTGTCAATGTACCTCTTCCGGGTTACAGTGACCAGTGACTCCCCCAAG ATCTGGATCCTGGTGTTGGGAGCTGTTTTTGGTTTCTCCTCTTACGGTCCTATTGCTTTGTTTGGAGTCATAGCCAATGAGAGTGCCCCTCCCAATTTGTGTGGCACCTCTCATGCTATTGTGGGACTCATGGCCAATG TGGGCGGCTTTCTGGCTGGGCTACCATTCAGCACCATTGCCAAGCACTACAGTTGGAGCACAGCCTTCTGGGTAGCTGAAATGATTTGTACAGCCAGCACAGCTGTGTTCTTTCTGCTCCGAAACATCCGCACCAAGATGGGCCGAGTGCCCAAGAAGGCTGAGTGA
- the Slc37a4 gene encoding glucose-6-phosphate exchanger SLC37A4 isoform X1 — protein sequence MAPQSYGYYRTVIFSAMFGGYSLYYFNRKTFSFVMPSLVEEIPLDKDDLGLITSSQSAAYAISKFVSGVLSDQMSARWLFSSGLLLVGLVNVVFSWSSTVPVFAALWFLNGLAQGLGWPPCGKILRKWFEPSQFGTWWAILSTSMNLAGGLGPILATILAQSYSWRSTLALSGVLCVVVSFLCLLLIHNEPADVGLRNLDPTPSKGKKGSSKEESTLQELLLSPYLWVLSTGYLVVFGVKTCCTDWGQFFLIQEKGQSALVGSSYVSALEVGGLVGSIAAGYLSDRAMAKAGLSVYGNPRHSLLLFMMAGMTVSMYLFRVTVTSDSPKDVAFWTPALHPLAELTGFTEHEIWILVLGAVFGFSSYGPIALFGVIANESAPPNLCGTSHAIVGLMANVGGFLAGLPFSTIAKHYSWSTAFWVAEMICTASTAVFFLLRNIRTKMGRVPKKAE from the exons ATGGCACCCCAAAGCTATGGCTATTACCGCACTGTGATCTTCTCAGCCATGTTTGGGGGCTACAGCCTATACTACTTCAACCGCAAGACCTTCTCCTTTGTCATGCCATCATTGGTGGAAGAGATCCCTCTGGACAAGGATGATTTGG GGCTCATCACCAGCAGCCAGTCAGCAGCCTATGCCATCAGCAAGTTTGTGAGTGGGGTGCTGTCCGACCAGATGAGTGCTCGCTGGCTCTTCTCCTCTGGGCTGCTCCTGGTTGGCCTGGTCAACGTAGTCTTTTCCTGGAGTTCCACAGTACCTGTCTTTGCTGCACTCTGGTTCCTTAATGGCCTGGCACAGGGGCTGGGTTGGCCCCCTTGTGGGAAGATCCTACGGAAG TGGTTTGAGCCATCTCAGTTTGGCACTTGGTGGGCCATCCTGTCAACCAGCATGAACCTGGCTGGAGGGCTGGGCCCTATCCTGGCAACCATCCTCGCCCAGAGCTACAGCTGGCGCAGCACACTGGCCCTGTCTGGGGTACTGTGTGTGGTtgtctccttcctctgtctcctgcTCATCCACAATGAACCTGCTGATGTTGGCCTCCGTAACCTGGACCCTACCCCCTCCAAGGGCAAGAAGG GCTCCTCAAAGGAGGAGAGTACTCTACAGGAGCTGCTGCTATCCCCCTATCTGTGGGTGCTCTCCACTGGCTACCTTGTGGTGTTTGGAGTAAAGACCTGCTGTACAGACTGGGGCCAGTTCTTCCTTATTCAGGAGAAAGGACAGTCCGCCCTTGTGG GTAGCTCCTATGTGAGTGCCCTGGAGGTTGGGGGCCTTGTAGGCAGCATTGCAGCTGGCTACCTGTCAGACAGGGCAATGGCAAAG GCGGGGCTATCTGTCTACGGGAACCCTCGCCATAGCCTGTTGCTGTTCATGATGGCTGGCATGACAGTGTCAATGTACCTCTTCCGGGTTACAGTGACCAGTGACTCCCCCAAG GATGTTGCTTTCTGGACTCCGGCTCTCCACCCTCTTGCTGAGCTCACAGGCTTTACAGAGCACGAG ATCTGGATCCTGGTGTTGGGAGCTGTTTTTGGTTTCTCCTCTTACGGTCCTATTGCTTTGTTTGGAGTCATAGCCAATGAGAGTGCCCCTCCCAATTTGTGTGGCACCTCTCATGCTATTGTGGGACTCATGGCCAATG TGGGCGGCTTTCTGGCTGGGCTACCATTCAGCACCATTGCCAAGCACTACAGTTGGAGCACAGCCTTCTGGGTAGCTGAAATGATTTGTACAGCCAGCACAGCTGTGTTCTTTCTGCTCCGAAACATCCGCACCAAGATGGGCCGAGTGCCCAAGAAGGCTGAGTGA
- the Slc37a4 gene encoding glucose-6-phosphate exchanger SLC37A4 isoform X4 yields MIWVSCSLLPSAAGLITSSQSAAYAISKFVSGVLSDQMSARWLFSSGLLLVGLVNVVFSWSSTVPVFAALWFLNGLAQGLGWPPCGKILRKWFEPSQFGTWWAILSTSMNLAGGLGPILATILAQSYSWRSTLALSGVLCVVVSFLCLLLIHNEPADVGLRNLDPTPSKGKKGSSKEESTLQELLLSPYLWVLSTGYLVVFGVKTCCTDWGQFFLIQEKGQSALVGSSYVSALEVGGLVGSIAAGYLSDRAMAKAGLSVYGNPRHSLLLFMMAGMTVSMYLFRVTVTSDSPKIWILVLGAVFGFSSYGPIALFGVIANESAPPNLCGTSHAIVGLMANVGGFLAGLPFSTIAKHYSWSTAFWVAEMICTASTAVFFLLRNIRTKMGRVPKKAE; encoded by the exons ATGATTTGG GtgtcctgctccctgctcccctccgCTGCAGGGCTCATCACCAGCAGCCAGTCAGCAGCCTATGCCATCAGCAAGTTTGTGAGTGGGGTGCTGTCCGACCAGATGAGTGCTCGCTGGCTCTTCTCCTCTGGGCTGCTCCTGGTTGGCCTGGTCAACGTAGTCTTTTCCTGGAGTTCCACAGTACCTGTCTTTGCTGCACTCTGGTTCCTTAATGGCCTGGCACAGGGGCTGGGTTGGCCCCCTTGTGGGAAGATCCTACGGAAG TGGTTTGAGCCATCTCAGTTTGGCACTTGGTGGGCCATCCTGTCAACCAGCATGAACCTGGCTGGAGGGCTGGGCCCTATCCTGGCAACCATCCTCGCCCAGAGCTACAGCTGGCGCAGCACACTGGCCCTGTCTGGGGTACTGTGTGTGGTtgtctccttcctctgtctcctgcTCATCCACAATGAACCTGCTGATGTTGGCCTCCGTAACCTGGACCCTACCCCCTCCAAGGGCAAGAAGG GCTCCTCAAAGGAGGAGAGTACTCTACAGGAGCTGCTGCTATCCCCCTATCTGTGGGTGCTCTCCACTGGCTACCTTGTGGTGTTTGGAGTAAAGACCTGCTGTACAGACTGGGGCCAGTTCTTCCTTATTCAGGAGAAAGGACAGTCCGCCCTTGTGG GTAGCTCCTATGTGAGTGCCCTGGAGGTTGGGGGCCTTGTAGGCAGCATTGCAGCTGGCTACCTGTCAGACAGGGCAATGGCAAAG GCGGGGCTATCTGTCTACGGGAACCCTCGCCATAGCCTGTTGCTGTTCATGATGGCTGGCATGACAGTGTCAATGTACCTCTTCCGGGTTACAGTGACCAGTGACTCCCCCAAG ATCTGGATCCTGGTGTTGGGAGCTGTTTTTGGTTTCTCCTCTTACGGTCCTATTGCTTTGTTTGGAGTCATAGCCAATGAGAGTGCCCCTCCCAATTTGTGTGGCACCTCTCATGCTATTGTGGGACTCATGGCCAATG TGGGCGGCTTTCTGGCTGGGCTACCATTCAGCACCATTGCCAAGCACTACAGTTGGAGCACAGCCTTCTGGGTAGCTGAAATGATTTGTACAGCCAGCACAGCTGTGTTCTTTCTGCTCCGAAACATCCGCACCAAGATGGGCCGAGTGCCCAAGAAGGCTGAGTGA
- the Slc37a4 gene encoding glucose-6-phosphate exchanger SLC37A4 isoform X3, which translates to MIWVSCSLLPSAAGLITSSQSAAYAISKFVSGVLSDQMSARWLFSSGLLLVGLVNVVFSWSSTVPVFAALWFLNGLAQGLGWPPCGKILRKWFEPSQFGTWWAILSTSMNLAGGLGPILATILAQSYSWRSTLALSGVLCVVVSFLCLLLIHNEPADVGLRNLDPTPSKGKKGSSKEESTLQELLLSPYLWVLSTGYLVVFGVKTCCTDWGQFFLIQEKGQSALVGSSYVSALEVGGLVGSIAAGYLSDRAMAKAGLSVYGNPRHSLLLFMMAGMTVSMYLFRVTVTSDSPKDVAFWTPALHPLAELTGFTEHEIWILVLGAVFGFSSYGPIALFGVIANESAPPNLCGTSHAIVGLMANVGGFLAGLPFSTIAKHYSWSTAFWVAEMICTASTAVFFLLRNIRTKMGRVPKKAE; encoded by the exons ATGATTTGG GtgtcctgctccctgctcccctccgCTGCAGGGCTCATCACCAGCAGCCAGTCAGCAGCCTATGCCATCAGCAAGTTTGTGAGTGGGGTGCTGTCCGACCAGATGAGTGCTCGCTGGCTCTTCTCCTCTGGGCTGCTCCTGGTTGGCCTGGTCAACGTAGTCTTTTCCTGGAGTTCCACAGTACCTGTCTTTGCTGCACTCTGGTTCCTTAATGGCCTGGCACAGGGGCTGGGTTGGCCCCCTTGTGGGAAGATCCTACGGAAG TGGTTTGAGCCATCTCAGTTTGGCACTTGGTGGGCCATCCTGTCAACCAGCATGAACCTGGCTGGAGGGCTGGGCCCTATCCTGGCAACCATCCTCGCCCAGAGCTACAGCTGGCGCAGCACACTGGCCCTGTCTGGGGTACTGTGTGTGGTtgtctccttcctctgtctcctgcTCATCCACAATGAACCTGCTGATGTTGGCCTCCGTAACCTGGACCCTACCCCCTCCAAGGGCAAGAAGG GCTCCTCAAAGGAGGAGAGTACTCTACAGGAGCTGCTGCTATCCCCCTATCTGTGGGTGCTCTCCACTGGCTACCTTGTGGTGTTTGGAGTAAAGACCTGCTGTACAGACTGGGGCCAGTTCTTCCTTATTCAGGAGAAAGGACAGTCCGCCCTTGTGG GTAGCTCCTATGTGAGTGCCCTGGAGGTTGGGGGCCTTGTAGGCAGCATTGCAGCTGGCTACCTGTCAGACAGGGCAATGGCAAAG GCGGGGCTATCTGTCTACGGGAACCCTCGCCATAGCCTGTTGCTGTTCATGATGGCTGGCATGACAGTGTCAATGTACCTCTTCCGGGTTACAGTGACCAGTGACTCCCCCAAG GATGTTGCTTTCTGGACTCCGGCTCTCCACCCTCTTGCTGAGCTCACAGGCTTTACAGAGCACGAG ATCTGGATCCTGGTGTTGGGAGCTGTTTTTGGTTTCTCCTCTTACGGTCCTATTGCTTTGTTTGGAGTCATAGCCAATGAGAGTGCCCCTCCCAATTTGTGTGGCACCTCTCATGCTATTGTGGGACTCATGGCCAATG TGGGCGGCTTTCTGGCTGGGCTACCATTCAGCACCATTGCCAAGCACTACAGTTGGAGCACAGCCTTCTGGGTAGCTGAAATGATTTGTACAGCCAGCACAGCTGTGTTCTTTCTGCTCCGAAACATCCGCACCAAGATGGGCCGAGTGCCCAAGAAGGCTGAGTGA